TACCTATATCCCAGCAAATAAAGTACAAAATTTGTTTAAGCAACGCACTATTAAAAGGGAACCAGTTTAAAAACATCATGTTAACGGGGGGGACGATTGCAAAATGTGCCGGAACTGCTTGCCAATCTACATCTTTTGTAAAGTACCAATAACCCTGGTATTTATAGTCAACAAAAAGATCAAATGAATCTTGGAATACAGTTGTAAAAGCCCAAATATGAATAATTTGGTTTTTCGATAACCTCTTATTAGTTCTAAAAGCAACGAAATTAAGAATTATAATTGCAATAATAAGACCTGCCATCATTTATTCCTTTTTATTACTACCCTTCCCTCTTCGAAACACTTTCATTCAAATCATGCTATTTTGCTCTGTTTCTTTTTAATGCCAGCCAAGAATTCACCATGTACCATGCTCCGGCTAGATAAAACAGCATGTGAACTGAAAACCAGTCAAATATAAACCCTGCACCAAGGATGCTGGCCACGATGATTAACTGCAAAATGAACTGATGGATATTTTCCTTTCTCCAGCTTAGCTTGTCTTTTTTATCAAATTCTTTTTCCGATAATTTATATAGCGCTTGGAAGATCCCCATAAAGCATTGAATCAAGGAAACATGGAATATATTCACAGCAAGTGGCACCGAAATCATGGATACACCTAGCCCAAACAACGATATGCTATACATTCTATTCATCGGAATTTGATGAGGAATCCAGGTTAAAGCATAGAAACAGGCTGCTGATGATAATGCGAATAAAGCATATAGCAAAGAGAACGCGCTATAGGTTTCTCCTATATTTTTTAAAAATAAAAGATAGTAGGGAAAGATCGCCGTCTGAATAACCAGGACGCTTCCCCGTATCAACAGTTTGCTTTTCACTTGCGGTACCTCTCAAAAAAAAGACTTGTCATATACTCATTCGGGTCGTATTTTTCCTTTTCTTTTACAAATTCGTCAAAGTTAGGATAGGACTCAAGCAACTGTTTTTTAGTGGCGTAAGGGTAGTAAGGTAAATAAAAGGTACCGTTGTGTTTCAAGGTGATATCAATCATCTTTTGAATCGATTTTTGGGATTTTTCAACATCATGTTTTTGTTTTCCATGGTTGAATAATGCCACAAGGGCGATCATATCGGTCTTGGCATAGGACAGCATCGATGAATCGTCTTTGGATACATAACGAATCGTGAAGTTAAGCAGATTAATATCATCTTTTTTCAGAAACGCTTGGATGTCTTTGACATAGGAAGGATACTCATCGATTGGTATGAAAAATTCCTGCAGTGTGTCGGTGTCCTTTTGGTTCTTATAAAGCAGAAAATCGCTTTCCGAACGCATGGCATTGTTTCTTGATATCAAGCTTTTATCAAGAGATAGGAAGTATCTTTCCTGCAAGTACCAAAGCAGGTCCTTCCCGAAGCTGGTCTTGCGCGATAAATTTAGTAATGAGTAGGTCAAAAATGGCTGCTGGTCATCTTTCAATTTACGAAAGTTTCCTGTCAGAGGTTGTTTAGTTGTATGGTATTCGACGACAAACATGCTGTCCATCAATGTTTTAGGTGCAACCGAAATACGCGCATAAGCCATCTTCACATTGGGGTTCTCCCTTAAGGAATGGACATAACTCGGGAATTCATCCACGCTCACTTTTTTCGTACGGATCTTATACACCTCATCATCTGTTACTTGCAATTCCACGTCTAATATGACACCAAATAGACCATATCCCCCTAATACATCCTTAAATAATTCCGGGTTGCTTTTTCGGTCAACCTTCTCGATTTTTCCATTAGGAAGCAATAGGTGGAACCAATTGATAGAATGACCTAGGGATTCGTTTTTGATATCCCTACCATGCACATTTACACTGATTGCTCCACCGACGGTGAAAATATTCTGGCTTTGCATGACTTTTACAGCGAGACCTTCCGGAGCAAGGGCTTTTTGAATGTCATCCCAAGTTGCCCCGCTTTGGACATGAATGGTTTTTCTTTTTTTATCGATTCCTAGTATTCTATTAAAACTTGTCATATCCAAAACAACGCCGTCTGGGTAATAGGTATGCCCACCCTGGGAGTGCCTTTTACCCGCTATGCTAACTTTTAATCCATCTCTTTTGGCGTTTTTCAGGATATTAACAATCTGTTCTACTTCTTTCCCTTTTTCAATCCGCTCTATTTTCGTTGGAAGAAGTCTGCCTACATCTTGGATCGTATTTCCCTGATACAGGTCATCCATATAGTGGGTTAGCGAATACTTAAAAACAGCATATGAAACCAAAAATACAAAAACAACAAGTGAGAGTATCACGAAAATGATTTTCTTTATATCAAACCCTCCTTACACAGAATCTATGTAGTGTAAATTTACACTAATCGTATCATGTATTCCCTTGGTTTTATACCAAAATTTTCGTTTTCACTTATGTACAATCCTGTTCCTCAGACCAATACGAAAATAGCGCCTTTCACAAATAAGGGAAAATAGATTATACTGGAATAACTATGCTATTCAAAAGGAGAAATCACAAATGACTGAGAATAATCAATCCGAAGCACCAAAAAAGAAAATTAGCCTGCAAGAGGCAATGAAGCAGCAGCTTGAAAGGAAAAAGAATCAGGCCGCCGCTGGTAAAGGAAAAGCAAATGCCGACCTTTCAACTCAAAAAATGAAAAGTCAGCAAACGAAAAAAGCAAGCAATACCCGCAGAAAAATGGGTGTCTAATGAACGGACAAAATCGGAAAGACGTTTTTCCTGGCTTGGAAGTTGAAATTGTTTTAAAAGCAGATCAAAAAACTGGAAAGCTTACCAGGGGCATTGTGAAGGATATTCTCACCAATTCGAGCACCCATCCCCACGGTATAAAAGTCAGGCTAACAGATGGACAGATCGGACGCGTCCAAGTCATTCATGCTAAATAAAAGAAGGAAAAAAGCATTCAAGAACAGTTGAATGCTTTTTTCCTTCTTCATTTTTTCAGAAGATCCCCATTATTCCATCTTGTAACATATGAATAGCAAAAGGAAATCATTCGAGCTGCAAGGTAATTTAGAAATTGTCCCAGAAGTGTTCCAATAAGTTTTGTTCCCATTAACAAAATGACAAGGGGTATAACATCTCCATAAGGTCCGGTTCACCTAATCTGTTCAACAGGAATTAGACCAGTTTTTCTCGAATATATGTAGGTAAAAAGCGGAAACGAGGAGATAATTATGGCTTTTGTTGCAATCTATACTGTTGGCAGACTAAAACATCCGTATGAACATCCTGCCTCGCGTGAGTTTTTTGAAGTGGGCAACGAAGTAATTCAACAGGCTATTAAATCAGGGCATCTTATAGAGGTGTTTTCACCTGATGGTGTGCCATTCCCTGAGGAAACGATCAAAGGAGAGGGTTCTCCGATTCTTACACTAACCGTTTGGAAAAACCTTCAATCTTTATATCGTTTTACCTATTCCGGTCAACATAAGCAGGCCTTACGAGACAGAAACAAGTGGATTGAATCTCATCAAGAGAAACAACCCACCTATATATTGTGGTGGGCAGAGAAGGTGAAGGATGTATCCTGGCAAGAGGCCTTCAAGCGATACAACTATTATATTCAGCACGGACCCACTCCCTTTGCGTTTGACTATAAGCATGCATTTGATGAAAAAGGGATGCCGTTCTTGGTTCAATAGTAAGAAGCAGTTCTCCTGCTCCCTTATAGGAACCCGTAACAAAAGGAAAAGGCATTTTTCCTGACTACTTACATGTTTTTTTCACTTTGCACCGTCTTAGAATACGACGCATCATGTGAGGAGTTGTGCAGCGGACTCCAAATGTTTAATACAATGACTCCAGTAATGATCAATAATATCCCTATCACACTTCCAATCGTTATTCTTTCTTTCCAAATCAAAATGGATATGATCACTGTCGCAACTGTACCTAGCCCTGACCAAATAGCATAGGCTACATTTAATGGAATTGTTTTGAGTGATAGGGATAAAAGGAAAAAAGCACACGAAAAACATACAAATACCCCTAATATTTACCATCCGGACGATTTCTAGTCAATATTTCTCAATAATCCTACCTTACCTGTTATTTCAGAAACGCATACAAAATGCGTTTACTTTCAAATTAATGGTTATATTAAATATTACTAATCCAAAAATGAACCTCAACAAAGGAATAGGCGGATGATACGTGTTTAACATTGCGGTTACATTAACTAACATTTATGTAGCGTGGCGCTGGGGGGACTGGCGTAATTGGAGGATTTACCATACCACGATCCTTTATATGATTGTGTGTGACCTATTATATAACTTCCTTACTTACAATCACTCGCTATGGACCTATACACATACCACGTTCCAACCGAATCACACCCTAATAAACGTTTTTGTCATGTTTATTGCCTATCCGTGTATGGTACTTATTTATTTAGGACGTTTTCCCAAGACCTTCATTAGGGGCATCCTGTGGGTCCTTCTATGGGTTGTTTTGTGGTCCCTCTTTGAATGGATCAGCTTAAAACTAGGGCAATTTTCGTACCAGAATGGTTGGACGCTTGGATGGTCTATAATCTTCAATATCGCGATTTTTTTAATGGTTCGATTACATTACAGCAAACCTTTACTCGCCTATGGTTTGTCAATCATAGCAACAATTTTTATGTTATATATCTTTAAGGTCCCCATTTCCAAGATGAAATGAAACACAAAAAAGAGGCTGTATTAGCCTCTTTCCTCCTACCATGTAAGCCAGATTCACTTATTTAAATCCTCAACCGTTAGTTTTAAAAAATAAAGATTGCTCAGCCATCCCAAATTGCAAATATCTGACTCCTATTATTCATAAAGGAAGTATAACAACCCTTATTATAGTAAAAATTTATACGTTCTTTATCATAGATTCGTTTTGATATAGAGATATGCACTTTGTGAAGGATACTCATTGGTTGAACAGGATTAGGAGGCCCTGCAACTACTCTATTACAACCCCAATGACAAATCCATCGTATCCTTTTGTTCCTACAGTTTGAATGGCAGTCGATTCAATCCGTGATTCCTCAGATAACAACTCAATAAATTGCCGTATTCCTTGAACACCTGCATCTTGACTCTTCTCATCCACCACCCGCCCATCACGAACCACATTATCGCCAATGATTACTGTTCCTGGTCTGGAATATTCCAATGCCCATTTTAAATAGTGTGGATTGTTGGGCTTATCCGCATCAATAAAGATCAAATCAAAGAAAGAGATTCCTTTTTCTTTAAGGGTTGGTAATGTTTCAAGTGCAGGTCCTACAATAACCTCAATTTTATTTTCTAATCCCGCTAATTTAATATTTTCTTTTGCCACTTTCGCATGTTTCTTTTCGTATTCCAGTGTGATGAGATGCCCGTCTTCCGGCAATGCCCTTCCAAGCCACACGCTGCTAAAGCCCCCAAGAGTACCAATTTCCAAAATATTTTTTGCATTTTTAAGCTTCGCTAGTAAATAAAGAAACTTCCCTTGGTTTGGAGTAACATCAATGGCAGGTAAATGTGCTTCGGAATTAGCTTTCAATATGGAATTCATAATAGAATCAGACGTATGGAGCTTATCGTTAAAATAAAGGTCTACATTATTCCAGATTTCAGAATTACTCATCATATCTCTCCTTATTTTATTACGAAATTACCAATATAAGTCACTACACCCTTATTTTAACTAATATTCTCCTTATTGTCATGAAAAAGGGATTGCCTCTGCAATCCCCACCTTCATAATAGTGACCGTCCGTTTAACGAGCTATTAATATTCGGATCCATTACCATCTTATTGCTCATGCAAATGTTCTAAAGATTTTTTTCGAACTTCATTACCTAATGAATTTCATAATGTATTCGGAATTACAAAGGATCAAATGATTTAGCCTTACTAATCCGATAAGCAAGCAGATAAATAGCCATATAAATTGGAAAGGAATAAAATACATTCCACTTAATCGTAGAATAAAATCCAATCCATTCAAATAAAGGCTCACCTATAAAAGAAGTTAAAGCTGCATAAATGATGGCTTTTAAAAAGGGATGAACAGTTGGTTTAAATTGCAGCCAAAGCATGAGTGTGACGGGAACTAAAGTAAAATCCCAAGGAAAAAACGCTGGAATGGTAGGCAATACTCTACCCGAATAATGCCATAACCCAAATACTAATCCCAAAAAATCTAACCAAGAAGCTATACTTAAACCAAAAATCCCAGCTAACAGCAACCTTGCCTCACTTCCACGCTTCCGCAGTATCAACCAAACAAACCAAGGAATAATCGCTAAAGCTACTGAAAGCCAAAACTCCCAGTGCCACAAAGTATGCTCCCTCCAATAAGCGGCATACTCCGCCTCTACTCGATGAATCCTTTGAAAAAACCGATCCGAACTTCTAATCTCATCCTCGCTAACCAACGGCCTCATTTTCTAAATTCACCTTTATCAAGAATTTAACACCAGTTTGCCCCATCCTTGTCTAGTTATCCACAATGGTGTCAGGCACCATGTGAAATTTTCACATTCCCAGTGATTCTTTTAGAAAGGTGGTTAGGTATTGGACGTTGGTTATTTTTTTATTGCATTCGCTGCTGTCGGCGCAAATTAGGTTGCCGATGGCTTTGTAATAATCCGGGTTTTTGGCTTTTTTCGCTTTTGTGACGGTGGAGAAGTAGGCGACGTCACCAAAGCTATTACAGATGGAACATATATTAGTTTTACTAGTGGGGGAAAATTTACATTCAATGCCGACGATTTTCCCCTCCAGCTCATATACAATAAATTTTTTATTGGACC
Above is a genomic segment from Neobacillus endophyticus containing:
- a CDS encoding CBO0543 family protein, coding for MRPLVSEDEIRSSDRFFQRIHRVEAEYAAYWREHTLWHWEFWLSVALAIIPWFVWLILRKRGSEARLLLAGIFGLSIASWLDFLGLVFGLWHYSGRVLPTIPAFFPWDFTLVPVTLMLWLQFKPTVHPFLKAIIYAALTSFIGEPLFEWIGFYSTIKWNVFYSFPIYMAIYLLAYRISKAKSFDPL
- a CDS encoding DUF3291 domain-containing protein; this translates as MAFVAIYTVGRLKHPYEHPASREFFEVGNEVIQQAIKSGHLIEVFSPDGVPFPEETIKGEGSPILTLTVWKNLQSLYRFTYSGQHKQALRDRNKWIESHQEKQPTYILWWAEKVKDVSWQEAFKRYNYYIQHGPTPFAFDYKHAFDEKGMPFLVQ
- a CDS encoding O-methyltransferase; this encodes MSNSEIWNNVDLYFNDKLHTSDSIMNSILKANSEAHLPAIDVTPNQGKFLYLLAKLKNAKNILEIGTLGGFSSVWLGRALPEDGHLITLEYEKKHAKVAKENIKLAGLENKIEVIVGPALETLPTLKEKGISFFDLIFIDADKPNNPHYLKWALEYSRPGTVIIGDNVVRDGRVVDEKSQDAGVQGIRQFIELLSEESRIESTAIQTVGTKGYDGFVIGVVIE
- a CDS encoding CBO0543 family protein; this translates as MFNIAVTLTNIYVAWRWGDWRNWRIYHTTILYMIVCDLLYNFLTYNHSLWTYTHTTFQPNHTLINVFVMFIAYPCMVLIYLGRFPKTFIRGILWVLLWVVLWSLFEWISLKLGQFSYQNGWTLGWSIIFNIAIFLMVRLHYSKPLLAYGLSIIATIFMLYIFKVPISKMK
- a CDS encoding YwbE family protein, whose amino-acid sequence is MNGQNRKDVFPGLEVEIVLKADQKTGKLTRGIVKDILTNSSTHPHGIKVRLTDGQIGRVQVIHAK
- a CDS encoding FAD-binding oxidoreductase, whose translation is MDDLYQGNTIQDVGRLLPTKIERIEKGKEVEQIVNILKNAKRDGLKVSIAGKRHSQGGHTYYPDGVVLDMTSFNRILGIDKKRKTIHVQSGATWDDIQKALAPEGLAVKVMQSQNIFTVGGAISVNVHGRDIKNESLGHSINWFHLLLPNGKIEKVDRKSNPELFKDVLGGYGLFGVILDVELQVTDDEVYKIRTKKVSVDEFPSYVHSLRENPNVKMAYARISVAPKTLMDSMFVVEYHTTKQPLTGNFRKLKDDQQPFLTYSLLNLSRKTSFGKDLLWYLQERYFLSLDKSLISRNNAMRSESDFLLYKNQKDTDTLQEFFIPIDEYPSYVKDIQAFLKKDDINLLNFTIRYVSKDDSSMLSYAKTDMIALVALFNHGKQKHDVEKSQKSIQKMIDITLKHNGTFYLPYYPYATKKQLLESYPNFDEFVKEKEKYDPNEYMTSLFFERYRK
- a CDS encoding DMT family transporter encodes the protein MLGVFVCFSCAFFLLSLSLKTIPLNVAYAIWSGLGTVATVIISILIWKERITIGSVIGILLIITGVIVLNIWSPLHNSSHDASYSKTVQSEKNM